From Brassica oleracea var. oleracea cultivar TO1000 chromosome C3, BOL, whole genome shotgun sequence, a single genomic window includes:
- the LOC106330702 gene encoding uncharacterized protein LOC106330702: MEFLVIDRPTSYNVIVGTPWPNSMQAIPSTYHMCLKCPTPRGIETIWGDRRISRVCIAAELKRKKPPAELPPQKKKKSYVVDNALEQDKNEIFWRSRVAEALEAKRELTYEPVISVCLDEAFPDRCVEIGANLSESQKIELIASLKKNFHTFAWAAEDMPGIDVKVTCHEMNVDPTLKPVKQMRQKLGPERACAVNDEVEKLLKVGSIIEVRYPDLLANPVVVKKKNGKWRVCVDFTDLNKACPKDSFPLPHIDRLVEATVGNRLLSFMDAFSGIEANPKQITSQIEFASPRMKREVQRLTGRVAALNHFISQSTDMCLPFYDTLKGNKKFEWTEECEKAFQQLKHYLATPPVLAKPVEGEPLFLYIAVSLTAVSGVLIREERSEQKLIFYISKTLLDAETRYPTMEKLALAVVMSARKLRPYFQSHTVVVLASFALRMILHCPSQSGRLAKWAIELSEYDIKYRAKACAESQVLADFLVELPTECTRNQEPDLT; this comes from the exons ATGGAGTTCTTGGTCATCGATCGACCGACATCGTATAATGTGATCGTAGGAACTCCTTGGCCGAATTCAATGCAAGCAATCCCGTCAACATACCACATGTGTCTCAAATGCCCAACCCCTCGCGGAATCGAGACCATCTGGGGAGACCGGAGAATCTCGCGAGTCTGCATCGCTGCGGAACTGAAACGAAAAAAACCACCGGCCGAGTTACCGCCTCAAAAGAAAAAAAAATCATATGTCGTTGACAATGCCCTAGAACAAGATAAAAATGAAATCTTTTGGCGATCACGAGTGGCCGAAGCTTTGGAAGCGAAACGCGAGCTGACCTACGAGCCCGTAATCTCGGTATGCTTAGACGAAGCATTCCCAGATCGCTGCGTGGAAATCGGCGCGAACCTAAGTGAGTCTCAAAAAATCGAGCTGATAGCTAGTCTGAAAAAGAACTTCCACACGTTTGCATGGGCTGCAGAGGACATGCCGGGGATTGACGTCAAGGTCACATGTCACGAAATGAACGTCGACCCAACTTTAAAACCTGTCAAACAAATGAGACAAAAGTTGGGACCGGAACGCGCATGTGCTGTTAACGATGAGGTCGAAAAACTCCTCAAAGTCGGATCCATAATAGAGGTGAGGTATCCCGACTTACTCGCTAACCCAGTCGTTGTCAAAAAGAAAAACGGAAAGTGGCGAGTGTGCGTCGATTTCACCGATCTCAATAAGGCATGTCCAAAGGATAGCTTCCCACTGCCACACATTGATCGCTTGGTTGAAGCAACGGTAGGAAACAGACTCTTATCCTTCATGGACGCGTTCTCCGG GATCGAGGCCAATCCTAAACAGATCACCTCGCAAATCGAATTTGCATCCCCGAGAATGAAACGAGAGGTACAAAGATTAACCGGGAGAGTCGCAGCGCTCAACCACTTTATCTCGCAGTCAACGGATATGTGTTTGCCTTTCTATGACACCTTGAAGGGGAATAAGAAATTCGAGTGGACCGAAGAGTGCGAAAAAGCTTTCCAACAGCTGAAACACTACTTGGCCACTCCTCCGGTGCTCGCAAAACCCGTAGAAGGGGAGCCACTGTTCCTATACATCGCAGTATCACTCACGGCTGTGAGCGGCGTCCTCATCCGAGAAGAACGCAGCGAGCAAAAACTCATCTTTTACATAAGCAAAACTTTGCTCGACGCAGAAACACGTTATCCGACGATGGAAAAACTGGCACTTGCGGTCGTAATGTCAGCACGAAAGCTAAGGCCATATTTCCAGTCCCATACAGTCGTAGTACTCGCATCATTCGCACTGCGGATGATCCTGCATTGCCCCAGTCAATCCGGAAGATTAGCAAAATGGGCAATTGAGCTGAGCGAATATGACATCAAGTACCGAGCAAAAGCTTGTGCAGAATCGCAAGTACTTGCCGATTTCTTAGTAGAACTCCCTACAGAGTGCACGAGAAACCAAGAACCCGATTTGACCTGA